The Sciurus carolinensis chromosome X, mSciCar1.2, whole genome shotgun sequence DNA segment TTCTCTCCATGTTTATTtcaagtactgggaattgaaccctcagacacactctaccactgatgtacatctctagccctttggGATTATTTGTTCTGacatagggtcttgccaagttgctgaggttggcctcaaacttgagattctcttgcctcagggTCCTGTATCACTGGGATTACTGACATGTGCCACGCTGTACAGTATATCCATGTTTCTTTACATGCTTAGTACCAAGGTTTTGGGGGTGACATTTTGTTACTGAGATATTCTTCATTAGGTTATCAGTAGCTGCTCAGATAGTCTTTGTTAAACTGAATTGCTCCAATTCTCTTCTTTTGTAGGAAACACGAACCCTGGCGGAAATTGCCAAAGTAGAGCTGGACAATATGCCACTCCGTGGAAAACAGCTGCGTGTGCGCTTTGCCTGTCATAGTGCATCCCTTACGGTTCGAAACCTTCCTCAGTACGTGTCTAACGAACTGCTGGAAGAAGCTTTTTCTGTGTTTGGTCAGGTGGAGAGGGCCGTAGTCATTGTGGATGATCGAGGAAGACCCTCAGGAAAAGGCATTGTTGAGTTCTCAGGGAAGCCAGCTGCTCGGAAAGCTCTGGACAGATGCAGTGAAGGTTCTTTCCTGCTAACCACGTAAGTAAAGGGTTTTCAGAAATAGACCTTGGGTTCCTAATTGTTTCTGTGGTCTAGAGAATTAACCTCTAGTAATCATGTCCCTGTGTtcatttaaagactttttttaaattggtaacaCTGGGGATTCAAACCTCACACGTAATGGGCAAGGACTTCAATGCTGAGCTAAGTGTTAGCCTCTGctccccactttttaaaatttattttgtgacaggttctggctatgttgcccaggctggcctcaaacttgggatcctcctgcttcagcccactgattagttgggattataggcaagtgccaccataCCTAGCAATTTAAAAACTTCTGGTACTAATTCAACTTTCTAGTAGAGTTTTCAGTATACTCTGACATTAATGGAAATGATCTGAGGATTAAGGAATATATCTTTTCTTTCAGTAACTTGCCATGTAATCATTAATATTGTCTTCTTTTACTGTGAAGTTTTAGAACTCTGAAAAGTTGTTTTGTACATGCAGTATTTCTTAGAATTTACCCCAGTTCATTTTCTGGAGTTTGGTAGATATTGGGtatttaggtttttaaataaGTCCTGCATCTTGACTTACTTGCAACATTTTTTGTGGCTATGTTCAGATGTCTGAAGCCTGACTCCAACCTGTTAACACCAAGTTTTCCATAATGCCAATAAAAGGACTTTATTACTTGGGTTATATGTAAAAACTCCTTCAGAACCTCTACTTCATTGTGCCAGTGGAAGAGGTTGAGCAGATGCCTTGTATGTTATAGTTTTATTAACACTGACCTTCCTTTGATTCAGATTTCCTCGGCCTGTGACTGTGGAGCCAATGGACCAGTTAGATGATGAAGAAGGGCTTCCAGAGAAGCTGGTTATAAAGAACCAGCAATTTCACAAGTACGTGATCCTGATAGATTTCCTGTTAGGTATTTGTCCATGccaggggttttttgtttttggtactagggattgaacctaaggatgctttaccactgagctgtatccctggcccttttattttttatttagagacagggtctccctaagtgctgaggctggcctcaaactttccatcctcctgcctcagtctcccaaattactgggattacaggtgtgtgccactgtgcccaatgGTATTtgcctattctttttttaaaaatatttttagttgtagatggacacagtatctttatttttttatgtggtgctgaagttcAAACCCAAGTGCCTACCAtgtgctagataagcactctatcACCGAGTTACAACTCCAGCCTGGTATTTCCCTATTCTTAaagaagcttttatttttatttattttttgtactgggggttgaacttaggagcacttaaccactgagccacattcctagaaccccctctttttttaaattcggagacagggtctcagtaagttgctgatgctgaccttgaacttatggtcctcttgcctcagcatactgagtcactgggattacaggcttgtgccaccactcCCAATTCTTGAGGAAACTTCTAAAGGGATACATAAAAGACTCGGGTCTTTGCTCTATGGTTTCACTGGCACTCAATAGGAATGTGATGCTTAGTTGGTGGAATCTTGAACAAAGTTAGTAATCTTGGAAGCTTGCCTTCAGGGAGCGAGAGCAGCCACCCAGATTTGCACAGCCTGGTTCCTTTGAGTATGAGTATGCTATGCGTTGGAAGGCACTCATTGAGATGGAGAAACAGCAGCAGGACCAGGTGGACCGCAACATCAAGGAGGCTCGTGAGAAGCTGGAAATGGAGATGGAGGCTGCTCGTCATGAGCACCAAGTCATGCTAATGAGGCAGGGTAAGTATAAGACTGAAAGTTTTAAAGCtagaagaacaaatttttttcccccaggactTTCTTTTTATCATTGAGTTGAGAAAGACTTAAATTTCtgccttttttggggggcggggtgtGCTGGGTGTTAAAtgcagggtcactctaccactgagctacatccccagacctttttagtttttattttgagatagatctcactgagtttcccaggctggcctcaaacttacattcctgccttggcctcctgagtagctgggattacagacatgtgccaccagtATGCTAAATCTCCATTTTTATTCCCTGAAATATGTTGATCTTGGTAGGCAAACACTCTTAGAGATGTGACAAAATACTGGATTCTGTGGGTAAGGACATGATAGGTTTGACTTCATTTTTGGAATCTGGACACTTCAAATGGCAACTCCAAGGATTACTATCCcttttgatttctggatttttcttcagtactggagactgaatgtAGGGCCTTTtatgtgctaggaaagtgctctactactaagctgcgtcttcaactctttttttattttgagatgggttcttgcTTTGTTTCCCAGACCAGCTTCAAAGTTtttaatccttctgcctcaacctttcGTGTAGCTGTGATTGTAGGTATACACAAGCCCCTGTGCTTTCTGGATCTTTATTTATGGAATATTATTGGAGATACCTGAAGAGAATGGAGAATACTCTCAATTTGTTTCTAGATTTGATGAGGCGCCAAGAAGAACTTCGAAGAATGGAAGAGCTGCACAACCAAGAGGtgcaaaaaagaaagcaactgGAGCTCAGGTAACTGCTTTTCTCAAATCCTTTTTTAATGAGGTAACTCATTGCTTCTTTACCAGTATGCTACTTCATACTCTTGTAAATATGTCAGCAAATATCTCCTGGCTCTTCTCTGGTTCTCCTTTTGGTTGGGAGATGTTTCAGCTATCTGTGGTTCTAGGAATTTCTTGGGGCTGTGATAAAGAGAAAGCAGCTAAGTGCTGTTCTCCTAATAATTGGTTGCATTAGTTCCTGATGAGCTATGACAGTTTTCAGCAGAGTGAAAACTCGAATGTTTGCATCTTAAAATCTTTGGTGACTCTCTAGGCAGGAAGAGGAGCGTAGGCGCCGTGAGGAAGAAATGCGGCGGCAACAAGAAGAGATGATGCGGCGACAGCAGGAAGGATTCAAGGGGACCTTCCCTGATGCGGTATATGTCCCATGTACCCATGATACACCAGGCCAGTTGTGATATCACAAACCCACCACGAATTATCCACTATGATTCCTAAGTTATGACCAGTTTTTCTATGCCATGAAACTTCTTTTAGAAAGAGAGTTCCATAGGAAGGGGGGAGGTAATGTTTGAAGAGGAGCTTATCTTTCCTCATGGGCAATTTGGGGTGGAAAACTGTTTAGATTTAGAGACTGTAGGATGAGATTAATCAAGCCTTGTAGCAACCTTAGTTAGTCCATTCCTATCCTTGTAGTTGTACATGTTGGTGCCCCAGAAGGAATTAAATatctttcccccttcttttcACCCTTCTTTCTGTTCCTAGTAGGAAAATCTAACTTGTGCTGGAGTTCCTCATCTTGGTCTCAGTGTTCTTGGGATATGTTATCACTTCCTTCAGTGGGTGATCCTCAGTGGATGGTGGTACAATGTACTGCTgtcttaaactctttttttttttttttgcattgctggggattgaacccagggacttgcgcttgcgagacaagcgctctaccaactgagctatctccccagccctgtcttgaaatcttttaagaatttttttgtttttgtttttcagagagaGCAAGAGATAAGGATGGGCCAGATGGCTATGGGAGGTAAGGACTTAAGGGGTTAATCAATGGATctgatttccttttccatttttgtttggtaTCTGATGAACTATGTAGCTTCTCCTACCTACTACACATATAAAAGGCTGACATTTATAGGAACATCATGTTCTTTGGGGTAACAGCCAGCCCAGAAGTCTTGTTGAATTATATCCCTTGGTATAAAGAGAAACTGTCAATCTCTATCCCCTGTACTGATCATACAACTCTGCTTTAGGTGCTATGGGCATAAATAATAGAGGCGCCATGCCCCCTGCTCCTGTGCCAGCTGGTACCCCAGCTCCTCCAGGACCTGCCACTATGATGCCGGATGGAACTTTGGGACTGGTAATAAACTGTAGGGCCTTAGTAGAAAGTCCAAGGGgtaggagaaggaggaaaaggggcTTTTACCTTCATTGCTTCTGGACCTGCCTCAATTTTACTACAGCTATCACAGTCTTTAAGACTACTGATACCCATGAAATATAACCTTAaaggtttgttttaaatatttttttagttgtagatggacacagtacctttattttatgtatttttatgtggcactgaggctcaaacccagtgtctcatacatgctaggcaagcactctaccactgagctgtacaccAGCCCCTACcctaaaggttttatttttttctttttgtgatgctaGGGTGATGCTATGGATGGAATCCATGGACTCACATGTTAGtcaggcactctatcactgagctacatttccagccctaaTGTCTTTTTTTATATCTTGAGCAAACTCAGTATCAAACTGTATTT contains these protein-coding regions:
- the Nono gene encoding non-POU domain-containing octamer-binding protein encodes the protein MQSNKTFNLEKQNHTPRKHHQHHHQQHHQQQQQQPPPPPIPANGQQASSQNEGLTIDLKNFRKPGEKTFTQRSRLFVGNLPPDITEEEMRKLFEKYGKAGEVFIHKDKGFGFIRLETRTLAEIAKVELDNMPLRGKQLRVRFACHSASLTVRNLPQYVSNELLEEAFSVFGQVERAVVIVDDRGRPSGKGIVEFSGKPAARKALDRCSEGSFLLTTFPRPVTVEPMDQLDDEEGLPEKLVIKNQQFHKEREQPPRFAQPGSFEYEYAMRWKALIEMEKQQQDQVDRNIKEAREKLEMEMEAARHEHQVMLMRQDLMRRQEELRRMEELHNQEVQKRKQLELRQEEERRRREEEMRRQQEEMMRRQQEGFKGTFPDAREQEIRMGQMAMGGAMGINNRGAMPPAPVPAGTPAPPGPATMMPDGTLGLTPPTTERFGQAATMEGIGAIGGTPPAFNRAAPGAEFAPNKRRRY